In Onychostoma macrolepis isolate SWU-2019 chromosome 04, ASM1243209v1, whole genome shotgun sequence, one DNA window encodes the following:
- the LOC131538738 gene encoding gastrula zinc finger protein XlCGF57.1-like isoform X1, translated as MAFIKEESEDMKIEETFRVKHEDTEEQTKMEFIKVESKDMKIEETFRDKHEDTETQTDLKTLKEESQELNEKEDNVQHEKYDFITGENSFSCSHTEKTIQKRAQKTANRSYFTCQQCGKSFNRKGTLKGHMRIHTGEKPHTCSQCGKSFKHKQHLDDHMRIHTGEKPFTCQQCGKSFNRKGTLKGHMKIHTGEKPFTCKLCGKSFVQKPNLKSHMRIHTGEKPYRCSQCGKSFTYKQHLIDHMRIHTGEKPFTCKLCGKSFIQKPILKNHMRIHTGEKPYTCSQCGKSFAYKQQLDDHMQIHTGEKPFTCQQCGKSFTQKRTLKDHMRVHTGVKPYTCKLCGKNFIRKPNFKYHMISHSGEKPYTCTQCGKSFKHKQHLDAHEGIHTGEKPFTCQQCGKSFTRRGNLKKHMKIHTVEKPFTCDQSRDALFLQKNIQTILTLRQMSVQHLC; from the exons ATGgcatttattaaagaggagagtgaagacatgaagattgaagaaacattcagagtcaaacatgaagatactgaggaacaaacaaaGATGGAATTTATTAAAGTGGAGAGTAAAGACATGAAGATTGAAGAAACATTCAGAGacaaacatgaagatactgagaCACAAACAG ACCTGAAGACACTGAAAGAGGAGAGTCAAGAGCTCAATGAAAAGGAAGATAATGTTCAGCATGAGAAATATGATTTCATTACTGGAGAAAATTCATTTAGTTGCTCACATACTGAAAAGACTATACAAAAAAGAGCTCAGAAGACAGCGAATAGAAGTTatttcacctgccaacagtgcgGGAAAAGTTTCAACAGAAAAGGAACCCTTAAAggccacatgagaattcacactggagagaaacctcaCACATGTTCtcaatgtggaaaaagttttaAACATAAACAACACCTCGATGatcacatgagaattcatactggagagaaacctttcacctgccaacagtgcgGGAAAAGTTTCAACAGAAAAGGAACCCTTAAAGGCCACATgaaaattcacactggagagaaaccttttacgtgcaaactgtgtggaaagagcttcGTTCAAAAACCAAACCTTAAAagccacatgagaattcacactggagagaaaccttacagaTGTTCtcaatgtggaaaaagttttaCATATAAACAACACCTCATTGACCACATGAggattcatactggagagaagcctttcacctgcaaactgtgtggaaagagcttcatTCAAAAACCAATACTTAAAaaccacatgagaattcatactggagagaaaccttacacatGTTCtcaatgtggaaaaagttttgCATATAAACAACAGCTCGATGACCACATGCaaattcatactggagagaaacctttcacctgccaacaatgtggaaagagcttcacTCAAAAAAGAACCCTTAAAgaccacatgagagttcacactggagtgAAGCCTTACACCTGCAAACTGTGTGGAAAAAACTTCATTCGAAAACCAAACTTTAAATACCACATGATAAGTCACagtggagagaaaccttacacatGTACtcaatgtggaaaaagttttaAACATAAACAACACCTTGATGCCCACGAGGgaattcatactggagagaaacctttcacTTGCCaacaatgtggaaagagtttcactaGAAGAGGAAACCTTAAAAAACACATGAAGATTCACACTGTAGAGAAGCCGTTTACATGTGATCAGAGCAGGGACGCATTATTCCTTCAAAAGAATATTCAAACCATTCTCACTCTGCGTCAAATGTCTGTGCAACACCTATGTTAA
- the LOC131538738 gene encoding oocyte zinc finger protein XlCOF6-like isoform X2 → MAFIKEESEDMKIEETFRVKHEDTEEQTKMEFIKVESKDMKIEETFRDKHEDTETQTDLKTLKEESQELNEKEDNVQHEKYDFITGENSFSCSHTEKTIQKRAQKTANRSYFTCQQCGKSFNRKGTLKGHMRIHTGEKPHTCSQCGKSFKHKQHLDDHMRIHTGEKPFTCQQCGKSFNRKGTLKGHMKIHTGEKPFTCKLCGKSFVQKPNLKSHMRIHTGEKPYRCSQCGKSFTYKQHLIDHMRIHTGEKPFTCKLCGKSFIQKPILKNHMRIHTGEKPYTCSQCGKSFAYKQQLDDHMQIHTGEKPFTCQQCGKSFTQKRTLKDHMRVHTGVKPYTCKLCGKNFIRKPNFKYHMISHSGEKPYTCTQCGKSFKHKQHLDAHEGIHTGEKPFTCQQCGKSFTRRGNLKKHMKIHTVEKPFTCQQCGKSCNRFGDLKSHMRTHTGEKPYTCQQCGIGFSLKVTLKRHMRIHAGEKPYTCPQCGISFTLKETLKRHMRIHSGEKPYTCHQCGIGFTLKESLRRHLKIHTGEKPYTCKLCGKSFIRKSSLKNHLKIHSGEKPYTCSQCERSFTHKNKLDVHMRIHTGEKPFTCKLCGKNFTRKTSVKNHMRIHTGEKPYTCSQCGKSFTCKQHLDVHIRIHTGEKPFNCQQCGKSFTELGSLKKHIKIHTGEKLFTCDHNF, encoded by the exons ATGgcatttattaaagaggagagtgaagacatgaagattgaagaaacattcagagtcaaacatgaagatactgaggaacaaacaaaGATGGAATTTATTAAAGTGGAGAGTAAAGACATGAAGATTGAAGAAACATTCAGAGacaaacatgaagatactgagaCACAAACAG ACCTGAAGACACTGAAAGAGGAGAGTCAAGAGCTCAATGAAAAGGAAGATAATGTTCAGCATGAGAAATATGATTTCATTACTGGAGAAAATTCATTTAGTTGCTCACATACTGAAAAGACTATACAAAAAAGAGCTCAGAAGACAGCGAATAGAAGTTatttcacctgccaacagtgcgGGAAAAGTTTCAACAGAAAAGGAACCCTTAAAggccacatgagaattcacactggagagaaacctcaCACATGTTCtcaatgtggaaaaagttttaAACATAAACAACACCTCGATGatcacatgagaattcatactggagagaaacctttcacctgccaacagtgcgGGAAAAGTTTCAACAGAAAAGGAACCCTTAAAGGCCACATgaaaattcacactggagagaaaccttttacgtgcaaactgtgtggaaagagcttcGTTCAAAAACCAAACCTTAAAagccacatgagaattcacactggagagaaaccttacagaTGTTCtcaatgtggaaaaagttttaCATATAAACAACACCTCATTGACCACATGAggattcatactggagagaagcctttcacctgcaaactgtgtggaaagagcttcatTCAAAAACCAATACTTAAAaaccacatgagaattcatactggagagaaaccttacacatGTTCtcaatgtggaaaaagttttgCATATAAACAACAGCTCGATGACCACATGCaaattcatactggagagaaacctttcacctgccaacaatgtggaaagagcttcacTCAAAAAAGAACCCTTAAAgaccacatgagagttcacactggagtgAAGCCTTACACCTGCAAACTGTGTGGAAAAAACTTCATTCGAAAACCAAACTTTAAATACCACATGATAAGTCACagtggagagaaaccttacacatGTACtcaatgtggaaaaagttttaAACATAAACAACACCTTGATGCCCACGAGGgaattcatactggagagaaacctttcacTTGCCaacaatgtggaaagagtttcactaGAAGAGGAAACCTTAAAAAACACATGAAGATTCACACTGTAGAGAAGCCGTTTAC ctgccaacagtgtggaaagagttgcAACAGATTTGGAGACCTTAAATCCCACATGAGaactcacactggagaaaagccttaCACATGCCAGCAATGTGGAATAGGTTTTTCTCTTAAAGTAACTCTTAAAAGGCACATGAGAATTCATGCTGGAGAAAAGCCTTACACATGCCCTCAATGTGGAATAAGTTTTACTCTTAAAGAAACTCTTAAAaggcacatgagaattcactCCGGAGAAAAGCCTTACACTTGCCATCAATGTGGAATAGGTTTTACTCTTAAAGAATCTCTTAGAAGGCACTTgaaaattcacactggagaaaagccttaCACCTGCAAGCTATGTGGAAAGAGCTTTATTCGGAAATCAAGCCTTAAAAACCACTTAAAAATTCAttctggagagaagccttataCATGCTCTCAATGTGAAAGGAGTTTCACACATAAGAACAAACTTGATGTCCACATGAGaatccacaccggagagaaaccTTTCACCTGCAAACTGTGTGGAAAGAACTTCACTCGAAAAACAAGCGTTAAAaaccacatgagaattcatacTGGAGAAAAGCCTTACACATGTTCtcaatgtggaaaaagttttaCATGTAAACAACATCTCGATGTCCACATAagaattcatactggagagaaacctttcaaTTGCCaacaatgtggaaagagttttactgAACTAGGAAgccttaaaaaacacattaagattcacactggagagaagctgTTTACATGTGATCACAATTTCTGA